The following are encoded in a window of Corynebacterium argentoratense DSM 44202 genomic DNA:
- a CDS encoding AMP-dependent synthetase/ligase, translating into MLAMAHARPYGVMFTRPKSFEWVNVTAREFADEVFEVAKGLIANGVQKGDRVALLSETRYEWSLLDYAIWAAGAVSVPIYGSSSVSQVRWIIEDSGAVFAISETPDHTDLMKHLELDSEGNPALKDSTSQLRRILEINSSAITTLKFEGRSISDEEVQARIDATTSEDLASLVYTSGTTGRPKGCKLTHHNWLAEVRALLTHPIGAIAIPGTRVLTFLPLAHVLARAVSLAVAIGGATQSHWSDTSSLSVEFQRARPNLILGVPRVFEKVHAGAMANAKEKGPVQATMFAKAEQVARAYSRALDSEEGPSRSLKLKHATFDKLIYSKIRAAMGSSVKYCISGGSAMNPELLHFFRGLGVTIYEGYGLTETAAAAAVNFGDTNIIGTVGRPVGGMSVKINEEGEILLKGESLFAGYWNNDEATAESMEDGWFNTGDLGEVLDSGHIAITGRKKDLIVTAGGKNVSPGPLEDRLRSHPLISQALVVGDGKPFVGVLVSLDEEAFNRWKLDHNIPASKTVSDLAVDPMLRAEIQDAINETNSLVSHAEAIKKFYILDRDLSEEENELTPTMKIKRNVVVRRFSEEIDFLYKR; encoded by the coding sequence ATGCTCGCCATGGCGCACGCCCGCCCCTACGGCGTGATGTTCACTCGCCCGAAAAGCTTTGAATGGGTCAACGTCACAGCCAGAGAATTCGCAGACGAAGTATTCGAAGTAGCCAAAGGCCTCATCGCCAACGGCGTGCAAAAAGGCGACCGCGTCGCCCTGCTCAGCGAAACCCGCTACGAATGGTCCCTCCTCGACTACGCCATCTGGGCAGCCGGAGCTGTAAGCGTGCCGATCTACGGTAGCTCATCAGTGTCACAGGTGCGCTGGATTATTGAAGATTCTGGTGCGGTCTTCGCCATCTCCGAAACCCCCGACCACACGGACCTGATGAAGCACTTGGAGCTCGACTCTGAGGGCAACCCCGCCCTTAAAGACTCCACCTCGCAGCTGCGCCGCATCCTGGAGATCAACAGCTCGGCCATCACCACCCTCAAGTTTGAGGGACGCAGCATCAGCGACGAAGAAGTCCAGGCCCGCATCGATGCCACCACCTCGGAGGACCTCGCCTCGCTGGTGTACACCTCTGGCACAACCGGCCGCCCCAAAGGCTGCAAACTCACCCACCACAACTGGCTTGCTGAAGTACGCGCACTGCTGACCCACCCCATTGGTGCGATCGCCATCCCAGGCACACGCGTGCTGACCTTCCTGCCCTTGGCGCACGTGCTTGCCCGCGCAGTGTCCCTGGCAGTCGCCATCGGTGGCGCCACTCAGTCCCACTGGTCCGACACCTCGTCACTGTCCGTGGAATTCCAGCGTGCACGGCCCAACCTCATCCTCGGCGTGCCCCGAGTCTTCGAAAAGGTCCATGCCGGTGCGATGGCCAACGCAAAAGAAAAAGGCCCCGTGCAAGCCACCATGTTCGCCAAAGCAGAACAAGTTGCGCGTGCTTACTCCCGCGCATTGGATAGCGAAGAGGGCCCCAGCCGTTCACTGAAGCTCAAGCACGCAACCTTCGACAAACTGATCTACTCCAAGATCCGTGCCGCCATGGGATCGTCCGTGAAGTACTGCATCTCCGGTGGCTCGGCGATGAACCCTGAGCTGCTGCACTTCTTCCGCGGACTGGGCGTGACCATCTATGAGGGCTACGGACTGACCGAAACCGCAGCCGCAGCCGCAGTGAACTTCGGCGACACCAACATTATTGGCACCGTCGGACGCCCCGTGGGTGGCATGTCCGTGAAGATCAACGAGGAGGGCGAAATCCTACTCAAGGGCGAAAGCCTTTTTGCCGGATATTGGAATAATGACGAGGCCACCGCAGAGTCCATGGAGGACGGCTGGTTCAACACCGGCGACCTAGGCGAAGTGCTCGACAGTGGGCACATCGCGATCACCGGTCGCAAGAAAGACCTCATCGTCACCGCCGGTGGTAAAAATGTTTCCCCTGGCCCGCTGGAGGACCGTTTGCGCAGCCACCCGCTGATCTCCCAGGCGCTTGTGGTCGGCGACGGTAAGCCCTTCGTCGGCGTGCTGGTCTCGCTTGATGAAGAAGCATTTAACCGGTGGAAGCTTGACCACAACATTCCAGCATCCAAGACGGTGTCCGACCTAGCAGTAGACCCCATGCTGCGCGCCGAAATTCAAGACGCCATCAACGAAACAAATTCGCTGGTCAGCCACGCAGAAGCCATTAAGAAGTTCTACATCCTCGACCGTGACTTGAGCGAAGAGGAAAACGAACTGACACCCACGATGAAGATCAAGCGCAACGTCGTCGTACGACGCTTCTCGGAAGAAATCGACTTCCTCTACAAGCGCTAG
- a CDS encoding 4-alpha-glucanotransferase, whose translation MSTFDEQLRGLADSYGIATQFYSYTGEHVQVSTDTLLKTLHALGVDLAEHTEEAIEGAYRRREDARWSRLLPPCVVTKQGDQPRVDVHVDDGAPVEVWITCEDGSRREAFQVDNFNPPREVEGILRGEATFGLPEDLPLGWHRLHARSTGSEEVVDLIVTPRRLSTADAFVAQPASGVMVQVYSVRSSDSWGMGDFHDVATLADMVAREAGADFLLINPLHAAEPAPPVEDSPYLPTTRRFVNPLYLRIEDVPEYNHVTFTDAQREVFAQLKALSSSGGLIDRNRIYEAKLAALIQMFEARLPEREAAFDAFVAHEGEGLELFARWCAATTGVDPVFYMWLQFLCDEQLAAAQAAAKDAGMRIGIMADLAVGVHPGGSDAHNLSAVLASEASVGAPPDGYNQLGQDWSQPPWHPVALAEAGYRPWRDMLRTVLKHAGGIRVDHVLGLFRLWWIPRMQPATTGTYVYYDHEALVGILALEAERAGAVVIGEDLGTFEPWVQDALAERGIMGTSILWFESEGDQPKHAGHYRPLALSSVTTHDLPPTAGFLAGTHIRLRDELGLFERPIEVEEAEDVAWQNRVLSQVAEYGFCPPLESDKRGQRGDTLELVAGLHRYVASTPSALACTSLVDMVGDVQAQNQPGTTKDLYPNWCQPLRDETGAVVLLEELTRHPWFRVIAEAGRRPNG comes from the coding sequence GTGAGCACTTTTGATGAGCAGTTGCGTGGTTTGGCCGATTCTTATGGGATTGCGACGCAGTTCTATTCCTATACCGGCGAACACGTCCAAGTTTCTACGGATACGCTGCTCAAGACGCTGCATGCGCTGGGGGTTGATCTTGCTGAGCACACTGAAGAGGCTATCGAGGGGGCCTATCGACGCCGCGAGGATGCGCGATGGTCGCGCCTGTTGCCTCCCTGCGTAGTGACCAAGCAGGGCGACCAGCCCCGAGTGGATGTCCATGTTGATGATGGCGCCCCCGTCGAGGTGTGGATTACCTGCGAGGATGGCAGCCGTCGCGAGGCTTTTCAGGTGGATAATTTCAATCCTCCCCGCGAGGTTGAGGGGATTTTGCGGGGGGAGGCCACGTTTGGGCTGCCAGAGGACCTGCCTTTGGGGTGGCACCGTTTGCACGCGCGCTCGACGGGTTCAGAGGAAGTTGTCGATTTGATTGTGACGCCGCGTCGCTTGTCGACTGCGGATGCTTTTGTTGCCCAGCCTGCCTCGGGTGTGATGGTGCAGGTTTATTCGGTGCGCTCCTCAGATAGTTGGGGCATGGGCGATTTTCATGACGTCGCTACTTTGGCCGACATGGTGGCGCGAGAAGCCGGCGCTGATTTTCTGCTGATCAATCCTTTGCACGCTGCCGAGCCTGCCCCGCCTGTTGAGGATTCGCCCTACTTGCCAACCACCAGGCGTTTCGTCAATCCGCTGTATCTGCGTATTGAGGATGTGCCCGAGTACAATCACGTCACTTTTACGGATGCACAGCGCGAGGTGTTTGCCCAGCTTAAGGCTTTGAGCTCCAGCGGCGGTTTGATTGACCGCAACCGAATTTACGAGGCAAAGCTGGCTGCCTTAATACAAATGTTTGAGGCTCGCCTGCCGGAGCGCGAAGCTGCTTTTGATGCGTTTGTGGCGCACGAGGGCGAAGGACTTGAGCTCTTTGCCCGATGGTGTGCTGCAACCACTGGCGTGGATCCCGTGTTTTATATGTGGCTGCAGTTCCTGTGTGATGAGCAATTGGCTGCAGCACAGGCCGCAGCTAAAGATGCGGGAATGCGGATCGGCATCATGGCTGATCTTGCTGTGGGCGTGCATCCTGGCGGTTCCGATGCTCACAACTTGTCTGCGGTGCTCGCTTCCGAAGCCTCTGTTGGCGCCCCGCCGGATGGTTACAACCAGCTGGGTCAGGATTGGTCGCAGCCCCCGTGGCACCCGGTAGCTTTAGCAGAGGCCGGTTACCGTCCTTGGCGCGACATGCTACGCACGGTACTCAAGCATGCCGGCGGTATTCGCGTTGACCACGTGCTCGGCTTGTTCCGCCTGTGGTGGATCCCCCGGATGCAGCCGGCGACCACGGGCACCTACGTCTACTACGACCATGAGGCCCTCGTGGGGATCTTGGCACTAGAGGCCGAGCGTGCGGGCGCGGTCGTCATTGGTGAAGACCTTGGCACCTTTGAGCCGTGGGTGCAGGATGCTTTGGCCGAGCGTGGCATCATGGGCACCTCAATTTTGTGGTTCGAGTCCGAGGGCGATCAACCTAAACATGCTGGCCATTACCGCCCCTTGGCGCTGTCCTCGGTGACCACGCATGATCTTCCTCCGACGGCTGGCTTCCTAGCCGGCACTCACATCCGCTTGCGTGACGAGCTCGGCCTGTTTGAACGCCCCATCGAGGTCGAGGAAGCTGAGGACGTCGCGTGGCAAAACCGGGTGCTGTCACAGGTTGCGGAGTATGGCTTCTGTCCGCCGTTGGAAAGCGACAAGCGCGGCCAACGCGGCGACACTCTAGAACTCGTAGCCGGCTTGCACCGCTATGTGGCCTCTACCCCCTCGGCGTTGGCATGTACCTCTTTGGTGGACATGGTCGGCGATGTGCAGGCCCAAAACCAGCCGGGCACCACCAAAGACCTGTACCCCAACTGGTGCCAGCCTTTACGGGATGAAACCGGTGCTGTGGTGCTTCTCGAAGAGCTCACGCGCCACCCCTGGTTTCGCGTTATTGCGGAAGCTGGCAGGCGCCCCAACGGCTAG
- a CDS encoding carboxylesterase family protein encodes MQHIHDQVYSIAEPFGIAVAADDSNNTSPAAAGSQTLSIVGPRLRPGADAPVRVVVGNSPAAPSDEDLLVRVHYRGGFEGFLRFHTDEPHRFRGVDDCVLALEWVQKNIERFGGDPTQVTLVASGVDAAVALWLCRRDHYRGAFRRVDLREPRFARATLDKRKWLLRGFVGPVLPARIAWVQREHPRRLERARRAYRLLYRVPFGPGPHDEQMVSTMIGGL; translated from the coding sequence GTGCAGCACATTCACGATCAGGTCTATAGCATCGCGGAGCCTTTCGGCATTGCTGTTGCGGCAGATGACAGCAACAACACTTCCCCAGCTGCGGCTGGAAGCCAAACGTTAAGCATCGTCGGCCCCCGCCTTCGCCCGGGCGCGGATGCCCCGGTGCGCGTCGTCGTCGGCAACAGTCCAGCCGCACCTTCGGATGAGGATCTGCTGGTGCGGGTGCATTATCGGGGTGGTTTCGAAGGTTTCTTGCGCTTTCACACTGACGAGCCGCACCGTTTCCGCGGCGTCGACGATTGCGTGTTGGCTTTGGAGTGGGTGCAGAAAAACATTGAGCGTTTCGGGGGCGACCCCACCCAGGTAACCCTGGTGGCTAGCGGGGTGGATGCTGCAGTCGCGTTGTGGTTGTGCCGCCGGGACCACTACCGGGGTGCTTTTCGCCGAGTCGATCTGCGCGAGCCCCGCTTTGCTCGAGCAACCCTGGATAAACGCAAGTGGCTGCTGCGTGGTTTCGTCGGCCCCGTCCTCCCGGCGCGTATAGCCTGGGTGCAACGCGAGCATCCCAGGCGTTTGGAACGGGCGCGGCGGGCCTATCGCCTGCTGTACCGGGTTCCTTTCGGCCCTGGGCCGCATGATGAACAGATGGTGTCGACGATGATTGGTGGGCTATGA
- the idi gene encoding isopentenyl-diphosphate Delta-isomerase: protein MAELVVLLDSDNNPIGHADKQHVHTTDTQLHLAFSCYLYNDKGELLITRRALEKKTWPGVWTNSFCGHPAPGESFDAAIARRAQVELGTRVADVITILPSFSYRAVDASGIVEYEFCPVHAARIDGSLEPNPAEVMDYAWVDPAALAHSARSMPQLLSPWMVEQIEQITQQLPQDHSGVAIPSALRALAGM from the coding sequence ATGGCCGAACTCGTAGTGTTGCTGGATTCCGACAACAATCCCATCGGGCATGCAGACAAACAGCACGTCCACACCACGGACACCCAGCTGCACCTAGCGTTTTCTTGCTACCTCTACAACGACAAAGGTGAGCTACTTATCACACGCCGCGCCCTGGAGAAGAAAACCTGGCCCGGCGTGTGGACCAACTCTTTCTGCGGCCATCCCGCCCCCGGTGAAAGTTTTGACGCCGCGATCGCTCGCCGCGCGCAGGTCGAGCTGGGCACCAGGGTAGCCGACGTCATCACCATTTTGCCGAGTTTTTCCTACCGCGCCGTCGACGCCAGTGGGATTGTCGAATACGAATTCTGCCCCGTGCATGCCGCACGCATCGATGGCTCCCTCGAGCCCAACCCGGCGGAGGTCATGGACTACGCGTGGGTCGACCCGGCAGCACTGGCGCACAGTGCCCGCAGCATGCCCCAGCTGCTGAGCCCCTGGATGGTGGAGCAAATCGAGCAGATCACCCAGCAGCTACCCCAGGATCACTCGGGCGTGGCGATCCCCAGCGCTCTCAGAGCCCTGGCCGGAATGTAG
- the crtI gene encoding phytoene desaturase family protein gives MCAFPLKDYYSMSAGAASKVIGAYSTSFSLASRLLPRRIRSDIANLYAVVRIADEIVDGTAEAAGLDAAAIRAELDGFEAEIYRAIDSGFSTNPAVQAFAMTARRAGIKRDHIEAFFHSMRADIDTPGGDKTSGDTATSERQLHVYSPEQLRSYIYGSAEVIGLMCLDIFLSDNPLRPAHYAQAQRGARALGAAFQKVNFLRDYAHDRNTLGRVYFAQSEGGMTDAIRDEIIVDIAHDLDVARSTVDFLPRGPRAAVTAALLLFQELNQRLATADVETERVRVPDALKVRLLAQAVATTAFKRDPAGAAESAAGWKDDVAGDPAADSAQPAQKAVVIGGGIAGLASAAFLAREGFETTVYEKNDTIGGRAGLLEDQGFTWDTGPSWYLMPEAFEHFFEQFGTSAQELLDLRQLSPAYRVFSSGFEPVDVHSGVEQVTELFESIEPGAGAKIREYLKVATQTYHFAIDRFLYTTFSSFSDFVNKATMAHVVLLAKLLSTPLSTWVGRDFSDIRLRHILEYPAVFLSCEPTRTPAMYHLLSHTDLVEGVRYPMGGFSKIIDAVADVATAQGARIVTGRAVEGIEVVDGRARGVRLAASTPGGEPKRVDADVVVGAADVNHLAGLLGRKDKEVDPGIGVVLGFVGVRGALPELSHHQLFLEREWERDFEAIFPKDGATVQPGVSQSIYVCKPSETDPSVAPEGCENLFILIPTLADEGLLGDDAAVARQAAEALVDKTIEAIGQRAGVPDLGQRVIVRHAMGPKDFASRFNAYKGNALGYAHTLGQSAFLRGTQQDPEVSGLLYAGATTTPGVGLPMCLISAENLLECLD, from the coding sequence ATGTGTGCTTTTCCACTGAAGGACTACTACTCGATGTCTGCGGGTGCCGCCAGCAAGGTGATTGGCGCTTATTCGACGAGTTTTTCGCTCGCTTCCCGGTTGCTGCCGCGGCGTATCCGCTCGGATATCGCGAACCTGTATGCGGTGGTGCGCATTGCCGATGAGATTGTGGATGGCACGGCGGAGGCCGCTGGGTTAGACGCTGCAGCGATCCGCGCCGAGTTGGACGGGTTTGAGGCAGAAATCTACCGTGCGATTGACTCTGGTTTTTCCACCAACCCTGCGGTGCAGGCGTTTGCGATGACCGCCCGCCGCGCGGGGATTAAACGCGATCATATCGAGGCGTTCTTCCATTCGATGCGCGCGGATATTGACACTCCCGGGGGAGATAAGACTTCCGGTGATACGGCCACGAGTGAGCGGCAGCTGCACGTGTATTCCCCGGAGCAACTGCGTTCTTATATTTATGGCTCGGCCGAGGTGATCGGTTTGATGTGCCTGGATATTTTCCTAAGTGACAATCCGCTGCGTCCGGCTCATTATGCCCAGGCGCAGCGCGGTGCCCGGGCCTTGGGCGCGGCTTTTCAAAAAGTGAATTTTTTGAGGGATTACGCGCATGATCGCAACACTTTGGGGCGGGTGTATTTTGCCCAGTCTGAGGGCGGGATGACGGATGCGATTCGTGATGAAATCATTGTCGACATCGCGCACGATTTGGACGTCGCCCGGTCGACTGTGGATTTTCTGCCCCGCGGCCCGCGCGCGGCTGTCACCGCTGCCCTGCTGTTGTTTCAAGAGCTCAACCAGCGTCTAGCTACCGCTGATGTGGAGACCGAGCGGGTGCGGGTGCCGGATGCTCTGAAGGTTCGTCTGTTAGCGCAGGCGGTTGCCACAACAGCATTCAAACGCGACCCCGCTGGCGCTGCGGAGTCAGCTGCGGGGTGGAAGGATGACGTCGCGGGGGATCCAGCTGCGGATAGCGCGCAGCCGGCACAGAAAGCTGTGGTCATCGGCGGGGGTATCGCGGGTCTTGCCAGCGCGGCCTTTTTGGCGCGCGAGGGGTTCGAGACGACTGTGTACGAGAAAAATGACACCATCGGTGGCCGCGCCGGCCTGCTTGAAGATCAGGGTTTTACGTGGGACACCGGCCCCAGTTGGTACTTGATGCCCGAGGCCTTTGAGCATTTCTTCGAGCAGTTCGGCACCTCCGCGCAGGAGCTGTTGGATTTGCGCCAGCTCTCCCCCGCGTACCGGGTGTTTTCTTCTGGTTTCGAGCCCGTGGATGTCCACAGTGGTGTCGAGCAGGTTACGGAGCTTTTTGAATCCATCGAGCCGGGCGCGGGAGCAAAAATCCGCGAGTATTTGAAGGTCGCTACGCAGACCTACCATTTCGCGATCGATCGCTTTTTGTACACCACCTTTAGTTCTTTTTCGGACTTCGTTAACAAAGCGACCATGGCTCATGTGGTGCTGTTGGCCAAGCTGCTCAGTACTCCTTTGAGCACGTGGGTGGGGCGCGATTTTTCTGATATTCGTCTGCGCCACATTCTGGAATACCCGGCGGTGTTTTTGTCCTGCGAGCCCACCCGCACTCCCGCGATGTATCACTTGCTCAGCCACACTGACCTGGTTGAGGGCGTACGCTACCCCATGGGTGGTTTTAGCAAGATCATTGATGCGGTGGCCGATGTAGCGACTGCGCAGGGTGCGAGGATTGTCACCGGACGCGCGGTTGAGGGCATCGAGGTGGTTGACGGGCGTGCCCGCGGCGTCCGGCTGGCAGCTTCCACTCCAGGCGGTGAGCCTAAGCGGGTGGATGCGGATGTTGTTGTTGGCGCTGCTGATGTCAACCACCTAGCGGGCCTGCTGGGCAGGAAGGACAAAGAGGTCGATCCTGGTATCGGCGTGGTGTTAGGGTTTGTTGGTGTGCGCGGCGCGCTTCCGGAGTTAAGCCACCACCAGTTGTTCCTGGAGCGCGAGTGGGAACGCGATTTCGAGGCGATCTTCCCCAAGGATGGTGCCACCGTACAGCCGGGTGTGTCACAGTCGATCTACGTGTGTAAGCCTTCCGAGACTGATCCTTCCGTGGCGCCTGAGGGCTGCGAGAACTTGTTTATTTTGATCCCCACCCTGGCCGATGAGGGCTTGTTGGGTGATGACGCCGCGGTGGCCCGGCAGGCTGCCGAGGCCCTGGTCGACAAGACGATTGAGGCGATCGGCCAGCGCGCAGGCGTCCCGGATCTTGGCCAACGTGTGATTGTTCGCCACGCTATGGGGCCAAAGGATTTTGCGTCACGTTTCAACGCATACAAGGGCAATGCTTTGGGCTATGCCCACACGCTGGGCCAATCGGCGTTTTTGCGCGGCACGCAGCAGGATCCGGAAGTATCTGGACTGTTGTATGCCGGGGCAACCACGACCCCCGGTGTTGGCCTGCCGATGTGTTTGATTAGCGCGGAAAACCTCCTGGAGTGCCTGGACTAG
- a CDS encoding DEAD/DEAH box helicase family protein, with translation MDIQLDLRSIDSVITTITQAYRTPTPPPGLNSYTGLSGLSDLAQLHSAALTSAHGAQEQLGERVTWLAQALGASIEALSGQNLLNAYGLDLDSVPGPNQSVVFPPKPAIHPAHTAFHTPTCSCGGGTIAGIRILIATSRRELAQQASEHWTRIQQQCAEAASQLDKAAQELAGSNHGDVITQACESLAETTQIAQHLSDNAGAMSAWSRKLNDALDKADAVLSGYEEDIAKIAAQEGTGSDNAAAAAAAAQAAESEAVDKFYTVDLPAILAGVTPPKGDMLGVIDGLGKARGGANNLELYSLGGIGGLQSHAAATHAAAAAPTPEQLGVKTSSTATPPSGLSGAGRTMAMSAAGLIVGGVGSVRGGASSRSRTIANPTVLEQLRATGTISTPHNPQNTASGSKAASAAAAPLVAGISGVRGVAQRKRD, from the coding sequence TTGGATATCCAACTAGACCTGCGAAGCATCGACAGCGTCATCACCACCATCACCCAGGCCTACCGCACACCCACACCGCCACCCGGGCTGAACTCCTACACAGGACTCAGCGGTTTAAGCGATCTCGCGCAGCTACACAGCGCAGCGCTCACCAGCGCACACGGGGCACAAGAACAATTAGGTGAACGCGTCACCTGGCTAGCCCAGGCGCTCGGCGCATCCATTGAGGCACTGAGCGGACAAAACCTCCTCAACGCCTACGGTTTGGACCTAGACTCCGTGCCCGGCCCCAACCAATCGGTCGTCTTCCCACCCAAACCCGCCATCCACCCAGCACACACCGCCTTCCACACGCCCACCTGCAGCTGTGGTGGCGGCACGATCGCTGGGATCCGCATCCTCATCGCAACCAGCAGACGCGAACTAGCCCAGCAGGCAAGCGAACACTGGACACGCATCCAACAGCAATGCGCAGAAGCCGCCAGCCAGCTGGACAAAGCAGCCCAGGAACTGGCAGGCAGCAACCACGGCGACGTCATCACCCAAGCCTGTGAATCACTAGCGGAAACCACACAGATCGCGCAGCACCTATCCGACAACGCCGGAGCGATGAGTGCGTGGAGCCGCAAGCTCAACGACGCCCTAGACAAGGCCGACGCGGTGCTGTCCGGATACGAAGAGGACATCGCGAAAATCGCAGCGCAGGAAGGTACCGGCAGCGACAACGCGGCTGCTGCAGCGGCCGCCGCACAAGCCGCCGAAAGCGAAGCGGTGGACAAGTTCTACACCGTTGACCTGCCGGCCATCCTCGCCGGAGTCACCCCACCCAAGGGCGACATGCTGGGGGTTATCGACGGGCTTGGCAAGGCCCGGGGCGGCGCCAACAACCTCGAGCTGTATTCCCTCGGTGGAATCGGCGGGCTACAGAGCCACGCGGCTGCAACACACGCCGCAGCCGCCGCACCCACCCCAGAACAGCTAGGCGTGAAGACCTCCAGCACAGCGACCCCGCCATCGGGTCTTTCCGGGGCGGGGCGGACCATGGCAATGAGCGCCGCAGGATTGATCGTCGGAGGAGTCGGTTCAGTACGCGGAGGCGCGTCCAGCCGATCCAGAACCATTGCCAACCCCACGGTGCTCGAACAGCTGCGGGCAACCGGAACAATCAGCACACCCCACAACCCGCAGAACACCGCCAGTGGTTCCAAGGCAGCCTCTGCGGCGGCCGCACCACTGGTGGCGGGCATCAGCGGGGTGCGCGGGGTAGCGCAGCGCAAAAGGGACTAG
- a CDS encoding MalY/PatB family protein, translated as MTFPTLTELAARGTEKWRAYSPDVLPMFVAESDFATCPEVKQAIADAVEREMFGYAYPDERLGQAVSEFYAQSYGWRPNPEWIRAVPDVVRGVCLSISHLTREDSAVIVPVPSYMPFFQIPGVTGRDIVHVPVEDLTGDLRETEAALKAGAGSIILVNPYNPLGMVFEQETLQQICDLARDYDARVIVDEIHAPLVLNPQCRHHVAAAVAPDVCITITAGSKAWNVAGLKCAQIIFSNDNDVVTWDALPSVTRGGVSILGQEAAIACYSACQSFIQDQAAYLWETVNWLREELPARIPGIRIAGACDATYLMWLDFSGTSIAKVTNRPAEYLLEHAKVALNEGTAFSPEDQCLGDHHARLNFACSRDILAAAIDRIAAALPQ; from the coding sequence ATGACTTTCCCCACCCTCACCGAACTTGCAGCCCGCGGAACCGAGAAATGGCGGGCGTATTCACCCGACGTCCTGCCCATGTTCGTTGCCGAATCCGACTTCGCTACGTGCCCGGAGGTCAAGCAGGCAATCGCCGATGCTGTGGAGCGGGAGATGTTCGGCTACGCCTACCCCGATGAGCGCCTAGGGCAAGCCGTATCGGAGTTTTACGCGCAGAGTTATGGGTGGCGCCCCAACCCCGAGTGGATCCGCGCGGTTCCTGACGTCGTCCGGGGTGTCTGCCTGTCCATCAGCCACCTGACGCGCGAGGATTCCGCAGTCATCGTCCCGGTGCCCAGTTACATGCCGTTCTTCCAGATTCCTGGCGTGACCGGCCGCGACATTGTGCACGTTCCGGTTGAGGACCTCACCGGTGATCTACGCGAAACGGAGGCAGCGCTCAAGGCCGGCGCAGGGTCGATCATTCTGGTCAACCCCTACAACCCCTTGGGCATGGTGTTCGAGCAGGAGACCTTGCAGCAGATCTGCGACTTGGCGCGCGACTACGATGCCCGCGTGATTGTTGATGAAATCCACGCTCCGCTGGTGCTTAACCCCCAGTGCCGCCACCATGTTGCAGCCGCCGTCGCCCCGGACGTGTGTATCACCATCACCGCTGGTTCCAAGGCCTGGAATGTGGCGGGGCTTAAGTGCGCGCAGATCATTTTCTCCAATGACAATGACGTCGTGACCTGGGACGCACTGCCCAGCGTGACGCGCGGCGGCGTGTCGATCTTGGGCCAAGAGGCCGCCATCGCCTGCTACAGCGCTTGCCAGTCGTTCATTCAAGACCAAGCCGCCTACCTGTGGGAGACGGTCAATTGGTTGAGGGAGGAACTCCCGGCGCGCATCCCCGGTATCCGCATTGCAGGGGCGTGTGATGCGACCTATCTGATGTGGCTGGATTTCAGCGGCACGTCTATCGCGAAGGTCACTAATAGGCCTGCGGAGTACCTGTTGGAGCATGCCAAGGTGGCGTTGAATGAGGGCACGGCGTTTTCCCCCGAGGACCAGTGTTTGGGCGACCACCATGCGCGGCTGAACTTTGCGTGCAGCCGCGACATTCTTGCGGCGGCCATTGACCGTATCGCGGCCGCCCTGCCCCAGTAG